The sequence GAGCGTGGCTTCATTGCGGTCGACGACGATTGCAAGACCAACCTGCCGAACGTCTGGGCGGTAGGCGATGTGGTGCGCGGCCCGATGCTGGCGCACAAGGCTGAGGAAGAGGGCGTTGCGGTTGCCGAGCGTATTGCTGGCCAGCATGGTCACGTCAACTTCAACACCATTCCGTGGGTGATCTACACCTCGCCGGAAATCGCATGGGTTGGCAAGACAGAACAACAACTGAAGGCAGATGGAGTAGCATACAAGGCTGGCACCTTCCCGTTCCTGGCAAATGGCCGGGCGCGTGCCTTGGGCGATACTTCGGGCATGGTCAAGTTCCTGGCGGATGCCAAGACTGACGAAATCCTGGGTGTCCATATTGTCGGTCCGATGGCTTCCGAGCTGATTTCGGAGGCGGTCGTGGCGATGGAGTTCCGTGCTTCGGCGGAAGACATTGCCCGCATTTGCCATGCGCATCCATCCTTGTCGGAAGCGACCAAGGAAGCTGCGCTGGCGGTCGACAAGCGATCCTTGAATTTTTAAGAAAGAAGCATGATGCGTGTTCTGCAGCTGTTGCTGTCACCGTTGTTGACCCTGGCGCTAGGCCTTGCCTTATCCGGTTGCGCCACTGTAGCCTCGGACAACGGTCACGTGCTGATCGAAGCCATTTCCGACAGCCAGCAGCTGACAGGGGCGCGCTGCGTGGTGAAAACCGACAGCAGCCGCTGGAGCGTGGTGACGCCGGCCGATGTGCTGATCGTCGCTGCCGACGGCGACTTGCATGTCAGTTGCGACAAGCCAGGCTACCGCACCTCGGAAGTGGTGTTCCGTGCCCCCCTGGCTTGAATTCTCCCAGTGTGGGCATCGGCGCTTCGGGCGGCAGCGGCGGCATCGGCGCCTCCGGTCTCGGCCTCGGCGCCAACCTGCCGCTCAGTTTTGGCGGCAAGGAAAAAGCCTACCCCAGCCGCGTGCTGGTGGAAATGGGGCGATCATAGTTGCTTGGCCGGCAGCTTGAGTTGATGTGGGTGAGCGAAAGCTCGCCCATTTTTATTTTGAGCCGCCGTTTTGATTTTCGTAACATCACGAATATTGATTTGTTGTTAATTTGTTGCGGCAATATTGACAACTGCGGGCCGGGTGACGCTTCCTTCATCGGTCCTGTGAATTTTTGAACTGAATATGCCATGAATGTATTAGAGTTTTACGAGCAGGCACTGACGCAGCGCGGTTTCCAGGCTGACGATGCGCAACGGCGCGCGGTCGACCGGCTGCAGCAAGCCTACGACGAATGGGTGGCGTACAAGGCGCAGCGCTCCAGCTCGTTCAAGCGCCTGATCCACCGGCCGGACGTGCCGCGCGGCGTCTACATGTGGGGTGGCGTCGGCCGTGGCAAATCGTTCTTGATGGACAGCTTCTATTCAGTGGTGCCGGTGGTGCGCAAGACCCGTTTGCACTTCCACGAATTCATGCGCGCCGTGCATCGCCAGCTGGACGAACTGAAGGGCGTCGCCGACCCGCTCGACGAAGTCGCCAAGCGGGTCGCCAAGAAATACCGCCTGATCTGTTTTGACGAGTTCCATGTGTCCGATATCGCCGACGCCATGATTCTCTACAATCTGCTGAAAGCGCTGTTCGACAATGGCGTGTCCTTTGTCATGACCTCCAACTACGAGCCCAGCACCCTGTATCCGGACGGCTTGCACCGCGACCGCATGCTGCCGACCATCAAGCTGCTGCAGGATAATCTGGACGTCATGAATATCGATGCCGGCATCGATTACCGCAAGCGCGCGCTGGAGCAGGTCGAAACCTATCACTCTCCGCTCAACGCCGAGACCGACCGCGCCTTGCGCCATGCGTTTGCCGGCGTCGCTGAAACCGCCGACGAAGATCCGCTGGTCGACATCGAAGCGCGTAAAATAAAGGCCTTGCGCAAGGCTGGCGGGGTCATCTGGTTCGATTTCAACACCTTGTGCGGCGGTCCGCGCTCGCAAAACGATTATCTCGAAATTGCCAGCCGCTTCCATACGGTGATATTGTCCGGTATCCCGCAGATGTCGGCGGCCATGTCGTCCGAAGCGCGCCGCTTTACCTGGCTGATCGATGTGTTCTATGATCACAAGATCAAGCTGATCATGTCGGCGGCGGTACCGCCGGAAGAGCTCTACACGCAGGGCATGCTGGCTAACGAGTTTCACCGCACCGTGTCGCGTATCATGGAGATGCAGTCGCGCGAGTACATGGATAGCGAACGGCGTTCGGAAGCCGATTCGATCGTCTGACGGCGACGCTGCGGTAGTGTCTAAACAATGTATAGAAATGGATAGGTTCTAGTGGAATTTGCCTCTTTGAATTTGGCGCCGCGGCGTCTGCTGCCGGCATTGGCCGCCGCTCTGCTGGCCTTGAGCGCCGGTGCGCGTGCGGCCGACGCCGTTCCGCTCAAATCGGTCGCCGAGCCGGCCGCCGAGCTGACCGCGCGCTACCCGCTGGAATCGCTGACCACGGTAGATATTGCCAACAAGGCGCTGACCGACGTCGCCGACGCCAAGGCCGAGGTGGCGGCGCGCGACCTGGAACAGCGCCGGGTCTGCTACGCCAAGTTTTTCGTCAACCATTGCCTGGATGCCGCCAAGGAGCAGCGGCGCCTGGCGTTGAAGGCGATCCGTCCGGTCGACATCACTGCCAATGCCTTCTTGCGCAAGGACCGCGCCGACGAGCGCGACAAGTCGCTGGCGGCGAACGAAGCCCAGCGTCCGGCCGAGGAAACGCAAAAGGCCCAGGACCAGAAGGAAAAAGAGCTGAGCAACGCCGACAAGGTCAAGCAGGGCGCTGCCAAGGAAAAAGAAGTGGCCGCCAATACCCGCAAGCACCTGGGCGAGGGCGACAAGCGCGTCGCGGACCACAATGCGCGGGTGCTGAAGGCGCAGCAGGACGATGCCGTCAAGAAGTCGCAAGAAGCAGCGAACGTCGCCGCTTTCCAGAAAAAGGCGCAGGATTCGGCGGCGCGCCAGCGTGAAGTGGCCGCCAACAAGGCGGCCAAGGCCAAGGACCTGGCGGCCAAGAAGGCCGCTGAAACCGGCGCCCCGGCAGCGCCTGTTGTGACGCCGCCGGCGACACCTGTGCCGCCAGTTGCCACGCCTCCCGCCACCAAGCCATAAAAAACAAAGCCGTCAGCTGCATCCTGCGGCTGACGGCCATGGCGGCTATATATCCCGGGTTTACACTGCCCGGCGCATCTTCTTGACGGTGTAGCTGGTTGCTTCCTTCGGCAGCGCCACCAGCTTGACGATGGCGAATGTGCAGTTGTCGGCAGCGTGGCCTTCGGCGCGCTTGCGGGTCTTGGTGATCAGCATCTCCGCCGCATCGCGCGGCTTGTTCATGGCGATCGCCGCCCCCAGTTCATCTTCGGTGAAGTAATGCCACAGCCCGTCCGAACAGAGCAGGAAGGCGTCGCCGGCCTTGAGGCCGCTGTGGCGGCTGATGCTCACCTTCGGCGTATCGGTGCTGGAGCCCAGCGCATTGAGCAAGATGTTGGACAGGTTGTGCGATTTCGCTTCGCTGCGCGACAGCTTACCTTCGGCCACCAGCTTTTCGACATAAGAATGGTCGATGGTGTGTTCGGCAAAATTGGGGCCGTCGAAGCGGTACAGGCGCGAATCGCCGACATGGCCCCAGGTGGCGACGCCATCCGGCGACAGCACCAGGATCACCATCGTCGTGTGCGGATCCTTGTCGTTGGAGAAGCCGCTCAGCTTGATCACCGTGTGGGTTTCCAGCGCGATGTTGTGCAACATCGCTTCCACGTTGTCGATCAGGGGCGAAAAGCCCTCGAATATCTGTTTGGCGGTGCAAATCACCTGTTCGGCGGCCAGCGCGCCGCCGCTGCGGCCGCCCATGCCGTCTGCCAGCACGGCCATCATGTAGCCCGGTGCTTTCGGGGCGGTAAACAATGCTGCACGGTCCTGCTGTTCCTGGCGGTCACCGATGTGCTGGCCGGTGCCGGCTTCGATCTTGTATTGGCTCATTCGTCTGGGTAGATTAAACTGCATCCTGTTCTAGGTAATTCTGGATCCGGCGTCAAATCGCCACTCATTCACGGTAATACGATATGAAGTCGATGGGAAAGATTATACGCAGGAATGATTTTCAAGGTGTTTCCACATGTTAACATTTTCCAACGCAAGAATCTGACCATGATCGATCGAGAAGAAATCCTTCGCCGCATTATAGAACTCGAAGTCGAACATCGCGATCTCGATGCCGCCATTCATACCATGACCAACCAGGTCCTGCATGAGGAATTGCAGCTGCGGCGCCTGAAAAAGCGCAAATTGCAACTGAAGGACCAGATCACGCTGTTAAGAATGCAATTAATTCCTGATATCCCTGCCTGATAGCTCACCCCAAGGCTGGTACGATGCAGATAAACGCACTATTCCAGCCACCGCTTTATTTAAGTAAGTTACCTTGACCCAAGATACATCCCCCTTAGCCGCCGAAATCGCCGTTGCTTCTGCTGTGAACGTTCCTCCTCCCGGCGTCCACGACGCCGACGTCGACCGCCTGTTCGCCAGTTCCGGCCCGCTCGGCCAGGTGGTCGGCGGCTTCCGGCCGCGCCAGGCGCAGACTGAAATGGCGAAAGCCATTGCCGAAGCCATCGCCCAGCAGCGCACCCTGATTGCCGAGGCCGGCACCGGCACCGGCAAGACCTTCGCTTATCTGGTGCCGGCGCTGCTGTGGGGCGGCAAGGTGATCGTTTCCACCGGGACCAAGAACCTGCAAGACCAGCTGTTCCTGCGCGATATCCCCACCGTGCGCAAGGCGCTCAGCGCGCCGGTCTCGATTGCGCTGCTCAAGGGCCGCGCCAACTACGTCTGCCATTTCCACCTCGAGCGCACGCTGCAGAACGGCCGCATGACCTCACGCGAAGATGTCGGCTACCTGCGCGAAATCTCGCGCTTCATGAAAACCACCTCGTCCGGCGACAAGGCCGAGCTGTCCATGGTGCCGGAAACGGCGCCGATCTGGAACCTTGTGACGTCGACCCGCGATACCTGCATGGGCGCCGAGTGTCAGTACTACCAGGACTGCTTCGTCATGAAGGCGCGCAAGGAAGCGCAGCAGGCCGACGTCGTGGTGGTCAATCACCACCTGTTCTTCGCCGACGTCGCGCTGAAGGATACCGGCGTGGCGGAACTGCTGCCATCGGCCAATACCGTCATTTTCGACGAAGCGCACCAGCTGCCGGAAGTGGCCACTTTATTTTTTGGCAATACCGTCTCGACCTCGCAGATCCTGGAGCTGTGCCGCGATGTGCTGGCGGAAGGCTTGTCGCATGCGCGCGACGGCGCCGACTGGGGCCAGGTCGTGCTGCCGGTGGAAAAAGCCGCGCGCGATCTGCGCTTGGCTTTCCCGCAAGACGTGGTGCGGCTGTCGGTCAATCAGATTGCGCCGTCGAGCATTTTCTTCCCGGCGCTGGAAACCATGCGCAGCCAGCTGCACGGCATGATCGCGGTGCTGGAAAAGCAGGCCGAACGGGCCGAAACCATCGAGCAGTGCCGCACCCGTGCGGTTGAGCTGGGCTACAAACTGGACGGCTGGAACAGCGCGCCGATCGCCGGCGGCGGCAAAAAGGCCGGCAAAGCGGTCGTTGCCGACGAAGGCGAGGGCAGCGTGTTGTGGGTGGAAGCCTTCTCATCCTCGCTGCAGCTGCACCAGACGCCCTTGTCGATCGCGCCGATTTTCAACAAGCAGCGCGAAGGCGTGGCGCGTTCCTGGATCTTTACCTCGGCGACGCTGGCGGTGAAGAACGATTTCCAGCACTACGCGGCGCAGATGGGCTTGGGCGACGAGCCGGCGCAATCCTGGCCCAGCCCCTTTGATTACGGCCAGCAAGGCCTGCTATACGTGCCGCAGAACCTGCCGCAGCCGAATTCGCCGGATTATACCGATGCCGTGATCGACGCGGCGCTGCCGGTGATCGAAGCCTCCGGCGGCCGGGCATTCCTGCTGTGCACCACCATCCGCGCCGTCAACCGCGCGGCGGAACGGTTGCGCGCGGAATTCGAAGCACGCCACCTGGATTTCCCGCTGATGGTGCAGGGCGAAGCCGGTCGTACCGAACTACTGGACCGTTTCCGCGCCGCCGGCAATGCCGTCCTGATCGGCAGCCAGAGCTTCTGGGAGGGCGTCGACGTGCGCGGTGAAGCGCTGTCGCTGGTGATCATCGACAAGCTGCCGTTCTCGCCGCCGGACGACCCGGTGCTGGCGGCGCGCATCGAAGCGCTGGAATCGAAGGGCATGAACGGCTTCATGCACCATCAGCTGCCGGCCGCGATCATCAATCTGAAACAGGGCGCCGGGCGCCTGATCCGCGATGAAAGCGACCGCGGCGTCTTGATGATCTGCGATCCGCGGCTGATCTCCAAAGGCTACGGCCGCCGTATCTGGCAAAGCCTGCCGCCGTTCAAGCGCACCCGCGAACTGGATGCGGTGCAAGCTTTCTGGCGCGGCGACGCTGTCGCCGAATAACTGGCATGATTGCCGTTGCGGCGATTGCAGGGTGAGCAGATTTTTTGCCCGCGCGTTATCCGTGGCGCGATCGGCGAGTATCGGCTAAGCTGACCTGAGCCAGCCCTCTCGGCTTTGTCATCAGCATGTAATAATCTGTCTCTATTGTCGCAGCTTGCATTTCGCAGGCCTGCGTATGATGGCGGTGCAGGTTTTTGTCGAACGTTCGTTTGGATAAAGGTAAACAATGTTTGCAGCAGTGGATTTGGGGTCCAACAGTTTCCGTTTGCATATCGGCAAATACAATGGCGATGCGATCCGCGTCATCAAGAGTGCGCGCGACCCGATCCGCCTGGCTGCCGGTCTCGACAGCAAGGGTTACCTGACAGAACAGGCGATGCAGGTGGCGCTCGATTCGCTGGCGCGCTTCCGCAGCATCCTGGCCGATTACCAGCTGGAAGCGGTGCGCGTGGTCGCCACTAATACTCTGCGGGTGGCCAAGAACGCCGCCGAATTCCTGCCGATCGCCGAACAGGTGATCGGCTATCCGATTGAAATCATTTCGGGCGAGGAAGAAGGCCGCCTGATCTATATGGGCGTGGCCAGCATGCTGCGCCTGCCCAACGAGAAGCGGTTGGTGCTGGACATCGGCGGCGGCTCCACCGAGCTGATCCTGGGCCGCGGCCAGCAGATCGAGCGGGTCGAATCGTTCGGCATCGGCACCGTCAACCAGAGCCTGGCGTTCTTCGCCGACGGTCAGATCACCGCCGCTGCCTACGATGCCGCGGTGCTGTCGGCGCGCAGTCATTTTGAAGATGCCGCGCCACCATACCGGCCGCAAAACTGGAGCCATGCCTACGGTTCGTCCGGCACTATCCGCGCGATTGCCGAGACCATCGACAAGAACGGCCTGGGCGACCATCGCCTGTCTTACACCAGCCTGGAAGCCTTGCGCGCGCGCTTCGTCGAGTTCGGCCACGTCAGCCGCATCGATCTGCTCGGCATGAAGCCGGAGCGCGCCGCCGTCATGGTCGGCGGCCTGGCGGTGCTGATCGGCCTGATGCAGGAACTGGGCATCGAAGTGATCCAGCCGATCGAAGCCGGCTTGCGCATGGGCGTGATGTGGGACTTGCAGTTGCGCGGCACGCGGCTGGACCGGCGCGACCAGGCTGTGCATGATTTCTCGCAGCGTTTCCACGTCGACCAGCTGCGTGCCAGCCGGGTCGCGGAAACGGCCACCTCGCTGTTTGAAATGCTCAAGCCGAGCAACGACGGCCTCAGCCAGTACCTGCACTGGAGCGCTTTGCTGCATGAGGTCGGGCTGGTAGTGTCGCAAAGCGGTTACCACAAGCACGCTGCTTACCTGATTGAAAATGCCGACCTGTCCGGCTTCACCACCCGTGAGCAGCGCGCCATGAGCATGCTGATCCTGGGCCAGAAAGGCAATCTGCGCAAGATCAGCGATGCCTTGCTCGATCCGGATTTCTCCAAAGCGGTGCTGGCGCTGCGCCTGGCCGTGATGTTCCTGCATTCGCGCATAGAGATCGATCTTGACGAGCTGCGCCTGAAAATGAAGAGCAAGATTGAGCTCGACATCAAGCGCGACTGGATCGAGGATCATCCTACCGCGACCTACTGGATGACCAAGGAACAGGATTGGTGGCGTGAGATCGGCGTCGATTTCGCTATCCGCCGGACTTGACCTTCGCGGATTAGCTGCACACGATCGTTCGTAACAGCGACAACGCCGGCAATTGCCGGCGTTGTTATTTCCGTCGGTTGCGCAAGGGTCAGTAAGTCAATCCGCTGGCCTTGTTGAACAGCGCAATGTCTACGTAGTTAGAGAGGTGGTTGCTGCCGGCGGATTCTCCCATCATGTAGCCGCCGATATCAAAGCCGCCGCCGGGAATCACATATTCCGGCTGGCCAGCCACACGCTTGCCCGGCTGCAGCAGGCGGATCCATGTCTTGGCCGCGGCAAAGCCTTCCAGCGTCATGGCCGACACTGGTTCATCGCGGTATTTGCGCATCATGTTGAGATGTTCAAGCTGGATAGACGAACTGCCGATGCCGGGATTCGGCACCACTTGCGAAAATACGGTCCATTCGACCGCCTTGCCGCCGGCCAGCTGGCGCAGGGTCGTCAGGTTGGTGAGCGAGGAGCCGGCGACAAAAGTCTGCGGCGCCAGCTTGCGGAATTCCTTCAGGAATACGCCGGCGCTGACGGTGTCGGCCACCATGATGACGAAACCAGGCTTGGCAGCCGCCAGGGCCGCGGTTTCCTTGCTGATCTGCTTTGCATCCTTGCTCAGGTGGACGGTGCCGCTGAGCTTGATGCCGCTTTCTTTCATCTGGTCCAGCAGGCGCTGATAGGCATCGGCGGTGGCGGCCGACTCCTGGTATACCACACCAATGTCCTTGATGCCGAGCTTGTCGAAATGGGAAAAGATGTGACGGATTTCCTGCTGATAGCTAGGGCGCCAGAACAGGATCCTGGCATCCTTCTGGTAATCGGCGCCGGCCAGCGGTGCATACAGGGTCAGGCCGCTGCGCTTGAAATCGGCCGAATTCAGTACCGCGCGGGTAACGTCGTCGCCGATGCCGCCGAACAGATAAGCAACATGCGCCTGGTCGACCAGCTCTGCTACTGCCTTGACAGCCAGGTCGGCCTGACCGCGGTCGTCGCGCACCAGGTACTGGATGTGGCGGCCGTTGATGCCGCCCTTGGTGTTGAGAACGTCGAAATAGGTCTTGATGCCCGCCACATAGTCTCGTCCCAGATCGGCGTTCGGTCCGGAAAGGTCAATGGCCTGGCCGACCACGATGGTGTCGGCGGCATGCGTCAGCAAGGGCAGGGACAAAGAGAAAGCAGCCAGGCACTTGCACAAAATGCGTTTCAAGTTTAAGTTCATCAAAAAAGTGAAATAAGGTGGCGGAGGAGTCGCAGTGTCCTTGTTTAATATGACGGCTTGATGAAATTGCCGCGCAGGCGGCCATATTGGCGGGCCTGAAAACCAAGCTCTTGATAAAGCTGTTCTTGCCGAAAGTCGAAGAATTGTATATATTATTTATACGATTTATTAATGGAGAATTGAATGGTTGCCAGTAAAATTGTTAAACGCGCTGTTAAAAAGCCGGTAGTTGTAGCCAAGGCGGCAGTCAAACCGGCCGCACGCCCTGCAGTCAAGGCTGCCCCGAAAGCGGCGCCTGCCGTCAAGGCTGCGGCAAAACCTGCAGTAAAATCCGCAGTAAAACCCGCAGCAAAGACGGCGCCGAAGCCAGTCGCCAAGCCGGAACTGAAAGCAGCACCGAAGCTGCCGGTCGCCGCCAAACCGCTGGCCGCCAAGCCTGCGCCAAGCTTGAAGTCTTTGCCGGACGTCAAGGCCAAGGTCAAGAAGGCCAAGCTGGTGCGCGACAGCTTCACCATGCCTGCCGATGAATACCAGGTGCTGGGCGACGTCAAGAAGACCTTCCTGAAAGCGGGCCTGGAAGTGAAAAAGAGCGAATTGCTGCGTGTCGGCGTTGCCTTGATCCGTGACCTGGGCCTGGCAAACCTGAAGCTGGCCGTGGCCAGCCTGCCGCCAGTCAAAGCCGGCCGGCCAAAAAAAGAGAAGTAAGCATGCAGCGGCCTGGCAGGCGGTGACAGCCGTGGCTTATGCCATGGCTCAAGCAGGCTGCAGTACGCCGGAAACACGAAAAGCATGAAATATCCTTTAGGTCATTTCCATGTTTTTCGTGTTTTTTTGCTTTAAAAATTGTCGTTCAGTCACTGTTGCTATGTCATAAAACCGAAATAAACTTGTCATTTTCTTGAAGTAATCGGAAGTTAGGCTTGTCATCGTCACAATCTGAAAGGACGATGAATGCAACTCCTAACTAATGCTGGCGCGGCAAGCTCAAGTGATGCCAAGTTGACGGTTAGCCTGGCCAGCACGCAGGAAGAAGTGCGCGAAGTGCAGCGCTTGCGCTACAAGGTTTTTATTGAGGCGATGGGGCTGTCCGCGCTGGCCAATGCCGACGGCCTCGACAGCGACGAGTTCGACGGCTATTGCGATCACCTGATCGTACGTGACACCAAGACGCTGCGGGTGGTCGGCACCTACCGTGTCATGAGCCCGCATGCAGCACGGCGCATGGGCCGCTATTACTCCGAACAGGAATTCGACTTGGGCCGGCTCGACAATCTTCGCAGCAGCATCGCTGAAGCCGGACGTGCCTGCATCGATCCCGACTACCGCAGCGGCAGCGTCATCATGCTGCTGTGGGCAGGCCTGGCGGCATTCATGCGGCGCGAACGCTGCGACTACCTGATGGGTTGCGCCAGCGTCAGCCTGGCCGATGGCGGCCACAATGCAGCAGCCCTTTACCACGCGCTCGATCAAAACAGTTTCTCGCCCGCCGAATACCGGGTGACGCCACATGTGCCGTTCCCGGTCTATGAGCGCGAATCCGGCCACGTGGCGCAAATGCCGCCGCTGCTGAAAGGCTATCTGCGCAGCGGCGCCTGGGTCTGCGGCGATCCGGCCTGGGATCCTGATTTTCATTCTGCCGATTTTTTCCTGCTGCTGCCCTTGTCGAAACTGGACGGCCGCTACGCACGTCACTACTTGAAAGAAGCGAGGACGACATGAAACCAGGCGAACAGTTTCTGGAAGCTGCTTTGTTCGGCGCCAATGCCGGCGCCGGCTCTACATCGTCGAAGCGGGATCCGATCCGCTTCCGTGCGATCTGGATTTCCGATGTCCACTTGGGCACCACCGGCTGCCAGGCTGCTCGCCTGCTGGAATTCTTGCGCGCCACCGAATCGGAGACCCTGTATCTGGTCGGCGACATCGTCGACGGCTGGCAGTTGAAGCGGCGCTGGTACTGGGACCAGGTCCACAACAATGTGGTGCAGACGGTCTTGAAAAAGGCCAAGAAGGGCACCGAAGTCATCTTTGTGCCGGGCAATCATGACGAGGCGGTGCGGCAGTTCATCGACCTCGATTTCGGCGGCATCCGCATCCGCGATGAACTGGTGCACACCACCGCCGACGGCAAGCGCATGCTGGTGCTGCACGGCGACCGCTTCGACGGTGTGATCGCTTGCGCCAAATGGCTGGCCTATGTCGGCGACGGCTTGTACACCGTGATCCTGAAGTTCAACCAGTGGTTCAACGGCTGGCGCGCGCGCGCCGGTCTGCCGTACTGGTCGCTGTCGCAATATCTCAAGCTGAAAGTGAAAAACGCCGTCAACTACATCTCCTCGTTTGAAGATGCACTGGCCGCCGAGGCGAAAAAGAAGGGGCTGGACGGCGTCATCTGCGGCCACATTCACAAGCCGGAAATCCGCAATATCGACGGCATCACTTATTGCAACGACGGCGACTGGGTAGAAAGCCTGTCGGCGCTGGTGGAAGAAGCCAGCGGCGAACTGCGGCTGGTCACCTGGCAGGAAATCATGCAGCAAAAGAACGGCGTAGCCAGCAACCAGATCAGAGAACTATGCGAATTGCCATCGTAACCGACGCCGCTCAGACCCAGATCAACGGCGTGGTCAACACGTTGCGCGCCACCACCGCCGGCCTGCGTAGCAATGGTCATGAAGTATTGCTGCTCAGCCCGGACGATTGCCAGACATTCGCCTGTCCCACTTATCCGGAAATCCGCCTGGCCTACAAACCCTATGCCAGGGTTGCCGCCAGCCTCAAGGCGTTTGCGCCGGATTGCATCCATATCTCGACTGAAGGCCCGATGGGCCTGGCGGCGCGCCGTTTCTGCCTGCGCCAGGGTATAGGCTTCACCACCGCCTACCACACCCGTTTCCCGGAGTACCTGAGCGCGCGCTCAATGCTGCCCAAGGCCGTGACTTATCGCTGGCTGCGTTGGTTCCACGGCCCGTCCAAGGCTGTCATGGTGCCGACGCAGCATGTGATGAAGGAGCTGGAGCAGCGCGGTTTCCGTCATCTGGTGCTATGGGGCAGGGGGGTGGATACGGAGCGCTTCAAGCCGGTCGACGAGGATCACGCGTGCATCGTCCGGCCGCTGTATCTGTATGTTGGCCGGATCGCCGTGGAAAAGAATATCGAGTCTTTCCTGCGGGTCGATTTGCCAGGCACCAAATGGGTGATCGGCGATGGTCCCTTGCGTGAAGAGCTGCAGCAGCGCTATCCGGAGGTGCAGTTCCTGGGCGCCAAGGCCCACCATGAGCTGACGTCTTACTATAACTGTGCCGACGTCATGGTTTTCCCCAGCCATACCGACACCTTCGGCCTGGTCATGGTGGAAGCCATGGCTTGCGGCGTGCCGGTGGCCGCTTATCCGGTGCCGGGGCCGGTCGATGTGGTGGCGCACGGCCGTTCCGGCATACTGGACCATGACCTGACCTCGGCCTGCCTGATGGCGCTCAGCCTCGACCGCCGCGAAGTACGGCGGCATGCGCTGGAATATTCGTGGGAGGCTGCAACCTTGCAGTTCCAGCATCATCTGCACCTGATCCAGGGCGCCAAGGTGCGTCTCAAGAAAATCTTGACCAGCCAGTCGCGGCCGGTTTCCGGCGTGTGACTATGAAAAAAGCCCCGTATCGCGAGGCTTTTTTAAACAGGCATG comes from Collimonas pratensis and encodes:
- a CDS encoding YdcH family protein produces the protein MIDREEILRRIIELEVEHRDLDAAIHTMTNQVLHEELQLRRLKKRKLQLKDQITLLRMQLIPDIPA
- a CDS encoding Ppx/GppA phosphatase family protein, with protein sequence MFAAVDLGSNSFRLHIGKYNGDAIRVIKSARDPIRLAAGLDSKGYLTEQAMQVALDSLARFRSILADYQLEAVRVVATNTLRVAKNAAEFLPIAEQVIGYPIEIISGEEEGRLIYMGVASMLRLPNEKRLVLDIGGGSTELILGRGQQIERVESFGIGTVNQSLAFFADGQITAAAYDAAVLSARSHFEDAAPPYRPQNWSHAYGSSGTIRAIAETIDKNGLGDHRLSYTSLEALRARFVEFGHVSRIDLLGMKPERAAVMVGGLAVLIGLMQELGIEVIQPIEAGLRMGVMWDLQLRGTRLDRRDQAVHDFSQRFHVDQLRASRVAETATSLFEMLKPSNDGLSQYLHWSALLHEVGLVVSQSGYHKHAAYLIENADLSGFTTREQRAMSMLILGQKGNLRKISDALLDPDFSKAVLALRLAVMFLHSRIEIDLDELRLKMKSKIELDIKRDWIEDHPTATYWMTKEQDWWREIGVDFAIRRT
- a CDS encoding ABC transporter substrate-binding protein gives rise to the protein MKRILCKCLAAFSLSLPLLTHAADTIVVGQAIDLSGPNADLGRDYVAGIKTYFDVLNTKGGINGRHIQYLVRDDRGQADLAVKAVAELVDQAHVAYLFGGIGDDVTRAVLNSADFKRSGLTLYAPLAGADYQKDARILFWRPSYQQEIRHIFSHFDKLGIKDIGVVYQESAATADAYQRLLDQMKESGIKLSGTVHLSKDAKQISKETAALAAAKPGFVIMVADTVSAGVFLKEFRKLAPQTFVAGSSLTNLTTLRQLAGGKAVEWTVFSQVVPNPGIGSSSIQLEHLNMMRKYRDEPVSAMTLEGFAAAKTWIRLLQPGKRVAGQPEYVIPGGGFDIGGYMMGESAGSNHLSNYVDIALFNKASGLTY
- a CDS encoding GNAT family N-acetyltransferase yields the protein MQLLTNAGAASSSDAKLTVSLASTQEEVREVQRLRYKVFIEAMGLSALANADGLDSDEFDGYCDHLIVRDTKTLRVVGTYRVMSPHAARRMGRYYSEQEFDLGRLDNLRSSIAEAGRACIDPDYRSGSVIMLLWAGLAAFMRRERCDYLMGCASVSLADGGHNAAALYHALDQNSFSPAEYRVTPHVPFPVYERESGHVAQMPPLLKGYLRSGAWVCGDPAWDPDFHSADFFLLLPLSKLDGRYARHYLKEARTT
- a CDS encoding UDP-2,3-diacylglucosamine diphosphatase; this translates as MKPGEQFLEAALFGANAGAGSTSSKRDPIRFRAIWISDVHLGTTGCQAARLLEFLRATESETLYLVGDIVDGWQLKRRWYWDQVHNNVVQTVLKKAKKGTEVIFVPGNHDEAVRQFIDLDFGGIRIRDELVHTTADGKRMLVLHGDRFDGVIACAKWLAYVGDGLYTVILKFNQWFNGWRARAGLPYWSLSQYLKLKVKNAVNYISSFEDALAAEAKKKGLDGVICGHIHKPEIRNIDGITYCNDGDWVESLSALVEEASGELRLVTWQEIMQQKNGVASNQIRELCELPS
- a CDS encoding PP2C family protein-serine/threonine phosphatase, which produces MSQYKIEAGTGQHIGDRQEQQDRAALFTAPKAPGYMMAVLADGMGGRSGGALAAEQVICTAKQIFEGFSPLIDNVEAMLHNIALETHTVIKLSGFSNDKDPHTTMVILVLSPDGVATWGHVGDSRLYRFDGPNFAEHTIDHSYVEKLVAEGKLSRSEAKSHNLSNILLNALGSSTDTPKVSISRHSGLKAGDAFLLCSDGLWHYFTEDELGAAIAMNKPRDAAEMLITKTRKRAEGHAADNCTFAIVKLVALPKEATSYTVKKMRRAV
- the zapE gene encoding cell division protein ZapE, which codes for MNVLEFYEQALTQRGFQADDAQRRAVDRLQQAYDEWVAYKAQRSSSFKRLIHRPDVPRGVYMWGGVGRGKSFLMDSFYSVVPVVRKTRLHFHEFMRAVHRQLDELKGVADPLDEVAKRVAKKYRLICFDEFHVSDIADAMILYNLLKALFDNGVSFVMTSNYEPSTLYPDGLHRDRMLPTIKLLQDNLDVMNIDAGIDYRKRALEQVETYHSPLNAETDRALRHAFAGVAETADEDPLVDIEARKIKALRKAGGVIWFDFNTLCGGPRSQNDYLEIASRFHTVILSGIPQMSAAMSSEARRFTWLIDVFYDHKIKLIMSAAVPPEELYTQGMLANEFHRTVSRIMEMQSREYMDSERRSEADSIV
- a CDS encoding glycosyltransferase family 4 protein, giving the protein MRIAIVTDAAQTQINGVVNTLRATTAGLRSNGHEVLLLSPDDCQTFACPTYPEIRLAYKPYARVAASLKAFAPDCIHISTEGPMGLAARRFCLRQGIGFTTAYHTRFPEYLSARSMLPKAVTYRWLRWFHGPSKAVMVPTQHVMKELEQRGFRHLVLWGRGVDTERFKPVDEDHACIVRPLYLYVGRIAVEKNIESFLRVDLPGTKWVIGDGPLREELQQRYPEVQFLGAKAHHELTSYYNCADVMVFPSHTDTFGLVMVEAMACGVPVAAYPVPGPVDVVAHGRSGILDHDLTSACLMALSLDRREVRRHALEYSWEAATLQFQHHLHLIQGAKVRLKKILTSQSRPVSGV